Genomic DNA from Pelosinus sp. UFO1:
GGACGTTATCAAGGCAAAGACATTAGCGTCAGCAATATCTTTGAGGCGGCTGGAAAATACGAGTCAGGAAAAATCAATGCAGAAGAATTAGCTGCGATGGAAGCATCTGCTTGTCCAGGCTGTGGATCTTGTGCAGGACTTTTCACTGCGAATACAATGAACTGTTTGACAGAAGTCTTGGGCATGGGCCTCCCTGGTAATGGTACCATTCCTGCAGCCTTTACTGGAGCTCGAAAAGTACTTGCCAAGCAGGCTGGCGCCGTTATTATGGATCTAGTGAAAAACAATGTCCGCCCACGAGATATTTTGACCAATAAAGCCTTTGAAAATGCAATTACCGTCGATATGGGAATTGGCGGCTCTTCCAATACTGTATTACATCTTACAGCTATCGCCCATGAAGCGGGACTTCCCCTTCCTCTCTCTTTATTTGAAACCATCAGTGCCAAGACCCCTTACATTACAAAACTCAGCCCTGGTGGAACCCATCACATGCAAGACTTACAAGAAGCCGGTGGTATTAGCGCTGTCATGAAAGAACTGGCAAAAGCGAATCTCATCCATACAGATGCTCTAACCGTAACAGGCCCCTTATCTCAGCGTTTGATAGATGCCGAAATTACACGACCTGATGTAATCCATACCATTGATAACCCCTATAAGAAAACTGGCGGCATTGCAGTGCTTGCCGGCAACCTTGCTCCTGACTGCGCTATTGTCAAAGAAAGTGCCGTAAAGGAAGATATGCTTGTCTTTGAAGGCCCTGCCCGTGTGTTTGACTCTGAAGAAGAAGTAATTGAAGCACTCCTGGCTAAACAAGTAACAGATGGTGAAG
This window encodes:
- the ilvD gene encoding dihydroxy-acid dehydratase, whose protein sequence is MRSDIVKKGSTRAAHRSLFYAMGYNQEDLDKPLIGIVNSFNEIIPGHGHLKDIAQAAKLGVAAAGGTPLEFPAIGICDGIAMGHKGMKYPLPSRELIADSIEAVAEGHAFDGLVLIPNCDKIVPAMLMAAARINIPCVVVSGGPMLAGRYQGKDISVSNIFEAAGKYESGKINAEELAAMEASACPGCGSCAGLFTANTMNCLTEVLGMGLPGNGTIPAAFTGARKVLAKQAGAVIMDLVKNNVRPRDILTNKAFENAITVDMGIGGSSNTVLHLTAIAHEAGLPLPLSLFETISAKTPYITKLSPGGTHHMQDLQEAGGISAVMKELAKANLIHTDALTVTGPLSQRLIDAEITRPDVIHTIDNPYKKTGGIAVLAGNLAPDCAIVKESAVKEDMLVFEGPARVFDSEEEVIEALLAKQVTDGEVVVIRYEGPKGGPGMKEMLNPTAIITGMGLKVALLTDGRFSGATQGACIGHVSPEAMEGGPIALVENGDVISINIPNRTLVLNITEEEMAKRRQNWVQPEPKIKTGYLARYARMVTSANTGAVLK